One region of Deinococcus apachensis DSM 19763 genomic DNA includes:
- a CDS encoding S8 family serine peptidase yields the protein MSADNRQQQKTYYSNYGSGVIDVTAPGGDWYVRGPQRTPASGLILSTWPATLREDLPSQLITQDCQGTVCATYSYLQCTSMAAPHVTGVVALMISQYGSMSPGAVKAQLTQTAEPLDCSARTYNPVPQLLQYGLDFTATCLDGMGHNGFYGVGEVDALSAITK from the coding sequence GTGTCCGCTGACAACCGGCAGCAGCAGAAAACGTACTACTCGAACTATGGCTCTGGCGTCATTGACGTGACGGCACCAGGCGGCGATTGGTACGTTCGCGGACCCCAGCGGACTCCGGCGTCCGGGCTGATTCTTTCGACGTGGCCAGCGACGCTGCGTGAGGATCTCCCATCCCAGCTGATCACCCAGGACTGCCAGGGGACGGTGTGCGCGACGTACAGCTACCTGCAGTGCACCTCCATGGCCGCACCGCACGTCACCGGAGTGGTGGCGCTGATGATTAGCCAGTACGGCTCCATGTCGCCGGGCGCGGTCAAGGCCCAGCTGACGCAAACGGCCGAGCCGCTGGACTGCTCCGCGCGCACATACAACCCGGTGCCGCAGTTGCTGCAGTACGGCCTGGACTTCACTGCGACCTGCCTGGACGGCATGGGCCACAACGGCTTCTATGGCGTGGGCGAGGTTGACGCACTGTCGGCCATAACAAAGTGA
- a CDS encoding Hsp20/alpha crystallin family protein — protein sequence MALVRTPNNGMTTWSSDLMPTPSSLWPALDCFIGELASPTLAGTRFLLDMYETESHVVIDVAVPGVKPEDLDVQVEGLTLSIRGRYSPSNADGKRYWVKTLPSGEFQCSVTLPVKVETDQVDASLESGVLHLHLPKAAEVRTRKIEIKRANSAKALS from the coding sequence ATGGCACTCGTACGTACCCCCAACAATGGCATGACCACGTGGAGCTCGGACCTGATGCCGACGCCCAGCTCCCTCTGGCCTGCCCTCGACTGCTTCATCGGTGAACTTGCCAGTCCCACGCTGGCTGGCACGCGCTTCCTCCTCGACATGTACGAAACGGAAAGCCATGTCGTCATAGACGTCGCGGTGCCGGGCGTCAAACCGGAGGACCTGGACGTCCAGGTGGAAGGGCTCACGCTGTCCATCCGTGGCCGTTACAGCCCCAGTAATGCGGACGGCAAACGGTACTGGGTGAAGACGTTGCCAAGTGGAGAGTTCCAGTGCAGCGTTACCCTGCCAGTGAAGGTGGAAACGGACCAGGTGGACGCCAGCCTGGAGTCCGGCGTGCTGCACCTGCACCTTCCCAAGGCGGCTGAAGTCCGAACCCGTAAGATCGAGATCAAGCGAGCCAATTCAGCAAAGGCCCTCAGCTGA
- a CDS encoding nuclear transport factor 2 family protein: protein MTALIGVRDVSPRVHEIFNTGDQQLIDPLFWPLSDMLVIGTDPQEWWEGDTRAREVLHTQLEEMRTSGIQIMPGERQRVMERGDIGWGAEDLNLVMPDGQVLLARLTLVCVRDGDEWRVAQWYLSFGVANDAALGQELTI from the coding sequence ATGACGGCATTGATTGGAGTCCGCGACGTCTCCCCCCGGGTACACGAAATCTTCAATACGGGTGATCAACAACTGATTGACCCCCTATTCTGGCCGTTAAGTGACATGCTCGTGATCGGAACCGACCCGCAGGAGTGGTGGGAGGGTGACACGCGTGCGCGCGAGGTGCTGCACACACAACTGGAGGAAATGCGCACCAGCGGCATCCAGATAATGCCCGGCGAGCGGCAGCGGGTCATGGAGCGCGGCGATATCGGATGGGGAGCCGAGGACCTGAACCTGGTCATGCCGGACGGGCAGGTGTTGCTGGCACGGCTGACGCTGGTCTGCGTGCGTGACGGGGACGAATGGCGGGTGGCACAGTGGTACCTTTCTTTTGGTGTTGCGAATGATGCAGCCCTCGGTCAGGAGCTCACGATTTGA
- a CDS encoding M14 family zinc carboxypeptidase, which translates to MTIPDLNPQATQHDTQTTWQQTFPWEGRRLLDQVTALRQEGAPSQVLAYVSESPEMRAWLRETLRTTCGEACAVRVRSAYKPAYFWVTEELQPLWRRAHADRLTLTYPRLPGENPGRFLQEAYPLAAILEREGVQAEFIPGHAQPTYQATLWRGDTALWQGSCFIPLASRESPDGRTVVAPTGWLTVQADTGPLHDAPLPTDGELFWNWYCSVILPAILDLAGQRNDGLVFKDLSVTLHLSEPDLALDVLDERISMTEALTEEVYFGTLDALKRHTSTPPDARTLTPGRIVPIARSTPGQDGRARVTLTRWDAAPQEREELDLPPSGERLGTSTLLDRPWPPARTWAYARQLADQYGLGWSVPAQSVDGRPVPAMVRKGREGPEGVLVTGGQHANETTGPVAALQFVPSLVASDLNFAVLPLENPDGASLHRALTQIAPEHMHHAARYTSLGDDLGQRQGLPRWETRARAWARDKVNASLHLSLHGYPAHEWVRPYSGYAPYGFESWALPAGFVTILWYWPGQADNARAMADAIARRLLQEVDVTAYTTRAFRTSAAHLLQPHYQLIHGLPFILAEQRGGLCPITVITEAPDETIYGERFQMFVRAHVAVCEAAVAFQVRQHAEA; encoded by the coding sequence ATGACCATCCCTGACCTGAACCCACAGGCCACCCAGCACGATACGCAGACCACATGGCAGCAGACCTTCCCCTGGGAGGGACGACGCCTGCTCGACCAGGTCACTGCCCTTCGGCAGGAGGGGGCCCCCTCCCAAGTGCTCGCCTACGTCTCGGAATCCCCTGAGATGCGCGCCTGGCTGAGGGAAACACTCCGCACCACTTGTGGAGAGGCGTGCGCGGTTCGCGTCCGCAGCGCCTACAAACCCGCGTACTTCTGGGTGACCGAGGAACTCCAGCCGTTGTGGCGCCGTGCGCACGCCGACCGACTGACCCTCACGTACCCGCGCCTGCCGGGCGAGAATCCCGGAAGGTTCCTTCAGGAAGCCTACCCACTTGCCGCCATCCTTGAACGTGAAGGGGTCCAGGCCGAGTTCATCCCCGGCCATGCGCAGCCCACCTATCAGGCCACGCTGTGGCGCGGCGACACGGCCCTCTGGCAGGGCAGCTGCTTCATTCCGCTCGCGTCGCGGGAGTCGCCCGACGGTCGGACGGTCGTCGCTCCAACCGGCTGGCTGACCGTGCAGGCCGACACTGGGCCTTTGCATGACGCGCCCCTCCCGACTGATGGCGAGCTGTTCTGGAACTGGTACTGCAGTGTCATCCTTCCGGCCATCCTCGACCTGGCCGGTCAGCGGAACGACGGGCTCGTCTTCAAAGACCTGTCCGTCACCCTGCATCTCTCTGAGCCGGACCTCGCGCTCGACGTGCTGGACGAACGCATCAGCATGACCGAGGCCCTCACCGAGGAGGTGTATTTCGGAACGCTCGACGCCCTCAAACGGCACACCTCCACTCCCCCGGACGCGAGGACACTCACCCCTGGCCGGATCGTTCCCATCGCGAGAAGCACCCCGGGGCAGGACGGACGGGCGCGTGTCACGCTGACGCGCTGGGACGCCGCACCTCAGGAGCGTGAAGAGCTGGACCTTCCCCCCTCCGGGGAACGCCTGGGAACCAGCACGCTGCTCGACCGACCCTGGCCCCCCGCACGCACCTGGGCGTATGCACGGCAACTGGCGGACCAGTATGGGCTGGGTTGGTCCGTCCCCGCGCAGAGCGTGGACGGCCGACCCGTCCCGGCGATGGTCCGGAAGGGACGTGAAGGCCCCGAGGGCGTGCTCGTCACCGGTGGGCAGCATGCAAATGAGACGACGGGTCCAGTCGCCGCCCTGCAGTTCGTCCCCTCCCTGGTGGCAAGCGACCTGAACTTCGCGGTCCTGCCCCTGGAAAACCCTGATGGGGCCTCCCTGCACCGTGCTCTGACGCAGATCGCGCCTGAGCACATGCATCACGCTGCGCGGTACACCTCCCTCGGGGATGACCTGGGCCAGCGACAGGGCCTTCCACGCTGGGAAACACGGGCGCGCGCATGGGCACGGGACAAGGTGAACGCGTCCCTGCACCTGAGCCTGCACGGGTACCCCGCCCACGAGTGGGTCCGGCCGTACAGCGGGTATGCGCCGTACGGCTTCGAATCGTGGGCTCTGCCCGCCGGGTTCGTCACGATCCTGTGGTACTGGCCGGGGCAGGCCGACAACGCCCGAGCCATGGCGGACGCGATCGCACGTCGCCTCCTCCAGGAAGTGGATGTCACCGCCTACACGACCCGGGCGTTCCGCACAAGTGCCGCCCACCTGCTGCAACCGCACTACCAGCTCATTCACGGACTGCCCTTCATACTGGCGGAGCAGAGGGGTGGCCTGTGTCCCATCACCGTGATCACGGAGGCGCCCGACGAGACCATCTACGGCGAGCGCTTCCAGATGTTCGTCCGTGCCCACGTCGCGGTCTGCGAAGCGGCCGTCGCGTTTCAGGTCAGGCAGCATGCCGAAGCCTGA
- a CDS encoding ABC transporter permease, whose protein sequence is MTDSPATAPSARRPFLRWTPDLLVGTLLTGTILLLVLFANVLFPSGTDVMDLTARLKPPTFAGPHPLGTDPIGRDVFSRVVYGGRISITVGLVSVALSVLIGTLLGLLAGFYRGALDAFLMRLADVQLAFPFILLAITVIAIIGPGLWKLIAVMVASQWAQYARLVRGQVLSLREREYVQAANALGANNSRMMFRHIIPNAIGPIVVLATLNIANNILLESGLTFLGLGVDPQVPSWGGMLADGRTYLQTAWWVSVFPGVAITLTVLGFNLIGDWLRDHLDPHGRR, encoded by the coding sequence ATGACCGACTCCCCCGCGACCGCCCCATCAGCCCGACGCCCCTTCCTTCGGTGGACCCCTGACCTGCTCGTCGGCACCCTGCTGACCGGGACCATCCTCCTGCTCGTGCTGTTCGCGAATGTCCTCTTCCCCAGCGGAACGGACGTCATGGATCTCACTGCGCGCCTCAAGCCTCCCACCTTCGCGGGGCCACATCCGCTCGGCACGGATCCCATCGGCCGGGACGTCTTCTCCAGAGTTGTGTACGGCGGGCGCATCTCCATCACCGTCGGGCTGGTGTCGGTGGCCCTGTCGGTCCTGATCGGCACCCTGCTCGGCCTGCTCGCCGGGTTCTACCGGGGTGCGCTCGACGCGTTCCTGATGCGCCTTGCGGACGTCCAGCTCGCCTTCCCGTTCATCCTGCTCGCCATTACGGTCATTGCCATCATCGGCCCCGGCCTGTGGAAGCTCATCGCGGTGATGGTCGCCTCACAGTGGGCGCAGTACGCCCGGCTCGTGCGCGGGCAGGTCCTGTCCCTTCGCGAACGGGAGTACGTCCAGGCCGCCAACGCGCTCGGCGCGAACAACTCACGGATGATGTTCCGGCACATCATCCCGAATGCCATCGGCCCCATCGTGGTCCTCGCAACCCTGAACATCGCCAACAACATCCTGCTGGAGTCGGGCCTTACCTTCCTCGGCCTCGGCGTCGACCCACAGGTGCCGTCCTGGGGTGGCATGCTCGCCGACGGACGCACCTACCTGCAGACCGCGTGGTGGGTCTCGGTGTTCCCAGGGGTCGCGATCACCCTCACGGTCCTCGGGTTCAACCTCATCGGTGACTGGCTCCGGGACCACCTCGACCCTCACGGAAGGCGCTGA
- a CDS encoding ABC transporter permease — MARYLVSQLLQAVLVVIFVTLVVAIMLRFSGDPAVAQFQGASAPTAEQLKDIRQALGLDQPFIVQYGRFLGGLVTGNLGTSFRGDTPVRALIWQAMPPTLLLALCSLLISILISLPLGIYAAVHKGRWADQIIRLLSLFGLSFPNFWLGIMLVLIFGVTLRWLPPSGYEGAASLVLPSVTLGLILTSTTVRLLRASLLDVLSSQYVTVARSKGLSERNVLYKHALRNTAIPVVTFIGLQFGGLMGGVVIVEQVFAWPGLGSLALQAISNRDYPVLQGTVTVLAIIVVLVNLLVDLSYGLFDPRVRIE; from the coding sequence GTGATCTTCGTGACCCTCGTCGTCGCGATCATGCTCCGCTTCTCCGGAGACCCCGCCGTGGCTCAATTCCAGGGGGCTTCGGCCCCCACCGCTGAACAGCTGAAGGACATCCGCCAGGCACTGGGTCTCGACCAACCGTTCATCGTGCAGTACGGACGATTCCTGGGGGGGCTCGTCACCGGGAACCTGGGGACCAGCTTCCGTGGTGATACGCCGGTGCGCGCGCTGATCTGGCAGGCCATGCCGCCGACGCTGCTCCTCGCGTTGTGCTCACTGCTCATCTCCATCCTGATCTCGTTGCCTCTCGGAATCTATGCAGCCGTCCACAAGGGCCGCTGGGCGGATCAGATCATCCGGTTGCTGTCGCTGTTCGGCCTGTCCTTTCCGAACTTCTGGCTGGGCATCATGCTGGTGCTGATCTTCGGCGTCACGCTCCGTTGGCTGCCTCCCTCCGGCTACGAGGGGGCAGCCTCACTGGTCCTGCCCAGCGTCACCCTCGGCCTCATCCTCACTTCCACGACCGTACGGCTGCTGCGCGCCTCGCTGCTGGACGTGCTGAGCAGCCAGTACGTTACCGTGGCCCGCAGCAAGGGCCTCTCGGAACGGAACGTGCTGTACAAGCACGCGCTGCGAAACACGGCCATCCCGGTCGTCACCTTCATCGGCCTCCAGTTCGGTGGGCTGATGGGCGGTGTGGTGATTGTGGAACAGGTATTCGCCTGGCCCGGCCTGGGGTCCCTGGCCCTGCAGGCCATCTCGAACCGTGACTACCCCGTCCTGCAGGGTACCGTGACGGTCCTCGCCATCATCGTGGTGCTCGTCAACCTGCTCGTCGACCTCTCGTACGGCCTGTTCGACCCCAGGGTCCGCATAGAGTGA